In Micropterus dolomieu isolate WLL.071019.BEF.003 ecotype Adirondacks linkage group LG17, ASM2129224v1, whole genome shotgun sequence, one genomic interval encodes:
- the LOC123986299 gene encoding alpha-(1,3)-fucosyltransferase 4-like codes for MASMGVGAHWRAAGRSTITVHRGDGRSGLSQREKWCVLVLKGTCSSVCAAIVVFLLLLGVCLLYLPDPLTLEPFVSEENSAVTVLIWTHPFGRYRELPDCFALYQIGGCTLTDDGRAYPEADAVIIHHRDVATGTADLPPEPRPRAQKWIWMNYESPTHTPRLWLFGDVFNLTMTYRTDSDIFLPYGYLVPHDRRTKGIQNRFAHQLRVPSHLLRPRLLAWVISNWSESHARVALYYQLRRYIQVDVFGRAGRPLPEDSGGNSVVRLVGRYQFYLALENSQHTDYITEKLWNAVTAGAVPVVLGPSRQNYERFLPPEAFIHVDDFPTVRGLARYLLTLRRNPARLRRHLDWRGSYSVHQPSFWAEHYCTACRAVRRTKGGTDMVKDLTRWFHS; via the coding sequence ATGGCTTCGATGGGAGTTGGGGCTCATTGGAGAGCAGCGGGCCGCTCCACAATCACAGTTCACAGAGGGGACGGGCGCTCAGGTTTGTCCCAGAGGGAGAAATGGTGTGTACTAGTTCTCAAAGGGACCTGCTCCTCTGTGTGCGCGGCTATCGTTGTTTTTTTGCTATTGCTGGGAGTCTGCCTACTCTACCTACCGGACCCGCTCACGCTGGAACCGTTTGTCTCTGAAGAGAACAGCGCGGTGACGGTCCTGATATGGACGCATCCGTTCGGTCGGTACCGCGAACTTCCTGACTGCTTTGCGCTCTATCAGATCGGCGGATGCACGCTCACTGACGACGGGCGCGCGTACCCGGAGGCTGACGCTGTGATCATTCACCACAGGGATGTTGCCACCGGCACAGCTGATCTGCCACCGGAACCGCGGCCACGTGCGCAAAAGTGGATATGGATGAACTACGAGTCCCCAACTCACACACCCAGGTTGTGGCTTTTTGGGGATGTTTTCAACCTCACAATGACCTACCGGACAGATTCAGATATTTTCCTGCCGTACGGTTATCTGGTTCCCCATGATCGCAGAACCAAAGGTATCCAGAACCGCTTTGCGCATCAGCTCCGCGTACCCTCACACCTCCTCCGGCCCCGCCTCTTGGCCTGGGTCATTAGCAACTGGTCTGAGTCCCATGCGCGCGTGGCCCTCTATTACCAGCTCCGCCGTTACATCCAGGTGGATGTTTTTGGGCGCGCGGGCCGGCCGTTACCTGAGGACAGCGGAGGCAACAGTGTGGTGCGGCTGGTCGGACGGTACCAGTTCTACCTCGCGCTGGAGAACTCGCAGCACACCGACTACATCACAGAAAAGTTGTGGAACGCGGTCACGGCCGGTGCCGTCCCGGTGGTCCTAGGTCCTTCCAGGCAGAACTATGAACGCTTTCTGCCTCCCGAGGCCTTCATCCACGTGGACGACTTCCCCACGGTGCGAGGGCTGGCCCGGTACCTGCTGACGCTGAGGCGCAACCCAGCCCGGCTGAGGCGGCACTTGGACTGGAGAGGAAGCTACAGCGTGCACCAGCCCTCCTTCTGGGCTGAACACTACTGCACGGCCTGCAGGGCGGTGAGAAGGACAAAAGGCGGGACTGATATGGTCAAAGACTTGACACGCTGGTTTCACTCGTGA